The proteins below come from a single Bombyx mori chromosome 7, ASM3026992v2 genomic window:
- the LOC692865 gene encoding CDC42 small effector 2-like protein (The RefSeq protein has 1 substitution compared to this genomic sequence), with protein MASTGGEIWLQWFACCYQPAAQAQRTRRRIDRSMIGAPTNFQHTGHIGSTDVDIPASLLHSMQNQMQSKGGYQMAYGVKVY; from the exons ATGGCGAGTACCGGCGGTGAAATTTGGCTTCAGTGGTTCGCGTGCTGCTACCAACCCGCGGCTCAGGCGCAACGAACCCGACGGAGAATAGACAGGTCCATGATCGGCGCGCCCACGAACTTTCAACACACGGGCCACATAG GGTCAACGGATGTCGACATTCCGGCGTCGCTTCTCCACTCTATGCAGAACCAGATGCAGAGTAAAGGTGGATACGAAATGGCGTACGGCGTCAAG GTTTACTGA